The following is a genomic window from Cyanobacteria bacterium QS_8_64_29.
GATTTCGGCCCAAAGCTCGTCAGGCACGAGCGGCTTAGCCATGGCACAGATCGGAGCTCTCTACCCCTATCTATACCAGTTTTGTTAGGCGCTCTAAGGTCTTGACGGGAAGCTTGCAAGCGCGATTGCGAAGTAACGTTTAGCATAGGCAGTTTTGGTTTGAGCCAGCGATGGTGGTGCTGTGGTTACCGGTCCTGGTGCAGCTCAAACAATTTACTGCGACAGCCTAGGTGCCTCGGCAGCTGCGTTGCCGGTACTGGCGGTCGGCTGGGCCTCGGGGACGTCGCTGCGGTTGATGGCCTGCAGCAGCAGGTAGTTCAGCAACGTGCGCACCGCAATGATGGCTGCCAGGCGGGCAATGTCGCTCCACTGTGTGGAGATCATCGTTTTGAGGATGCTGGCGCCCACCAAAAAGCTCAGCCCCAACGAAAATGAGTACCCCATGGCCAGGCGGCTGCGCTGGAAGGTCTCGGGGGAGTTGGTGCCAAACAGCGACCCGCGCAAGAAGATCAGCAAGCCGCGGGTCACCCCAAGCGCAATCACAAACAGCGCCAGCAACTGGCAAACGCTGGTCAGAATGCCGTTGCTTTGGCAAACCAGCGCCGCTAGCTCGCTGCCGATCACGCTCAAGTCCATGGCAAGCGGGCCACTGCGAAAAGTGCCTTCATGGTAGTGCCGCTGCGGGCAACTGACAGTGCAACGGCGCCCATGCAGTCAATCGGCCCGCAATGCTAGGGTTCCTGTACAGGACGCGGTCAGGACCATGCAACCCATCGCCGACACCATCTCGTATACGCACGCGCGCAACCATTTGGCCGCCATCCTCGACCGGGTCGCCGAGTCGGAGTCGGCTTACGTCATCAAGCGGCAAAACAAACCAGGGGCGGTCCTGCTCTCCGAGGAGAACTTTTCCAGCCTGCTCGAAACGCTCCACCTGCTCCGGTCGCGCCCCAACGCGCAACGCTTGTTCGATGCCCTCGAGCGTTCCTACAACGCGGAAACCCCATCGCAAACGCTAGCGGCGCTATACGAGGAGCTAGGGCTTGCCCAAGCGGAAACGGAAGCAGAACCAGCGCAAGACGCCCAAGGCGGCTCAGCCTGAAGCGAGCCCTCGCAGCTTTGCGCCTGTTTTTGAGCCCGAGTTCAAGCAGGATTTGCGCTGGTGGGGCGAGCGCAACCGGGCTACGTTTGATAAAGTCCTAGCGCTGGTTGAGGCCGTTCTCGATGGCGACCCTTTCACGGGTAAGGGCAAACCCGAGCCGCTCAAGTTTTTAGGCGCTGGCATTTGGTCGCGCCGCATTACGCTAGAGCATCGCCTCGTCTACCGCATTGAAGGCAACACCGTTTATTTTTTGCAAGCGCGCTACCACTACGCTTGAGGCGGGCTAGATACCAAGGTAGGGGGCGATCACGGCGACCGATGGATTCCGGCACCGAACGCGCAGCGCAGCAAGCCAGCGAGTACCGCCCCATTTTTGAGGCGGTGGAAGACGGCCTGATCGTGCGCGATTGGGACGGCCGCATTGTGGATGCCAACCCGGCCTGGTGCCGCATGCACGGTTACGATCGCGCCGAGCTGCCCCAGCTCGATCCCGAAGCCACCATTCACCCCGACTACCGCCACGTCTTGAGCGATTACCTGCGCAACGTGCGCGCCGGGCGATCATTCCACTGCCGCGCTGTAGACGTGCGCAAAGACGGCACGGCTTTTGAGGTGGAGGTGCGCGGCAAGCCCTTTACCTATCGCGGCGAGCCCCACATCCTGGGCATCGTGCGCGACATTACTGCCAGCATTCGGGCCGAGCGGGCGCTGCGCGCCTCGCAGGCCAAATTTGCCAAAGCTTTCCACGCTAGCCCCGATCCCATGGCCATCACCACGCTGGCCGAGGGGCGCTACGTCGAGGTCAATGACAGCTTCCTCGAGACCTTTGAGTACCGCTTGCACGAGGTGCTGGGCCGCACGACCGCCGAGCTTAACCTGTGGGCTGACCGGCAGGCTTGGCCCCGCATCCGCGAGGCCCTGCAGGCCCACAGATCCGTTCGCAACCGCGAGCTCAACCTGCGCGCCCGCTCGGGCACCCTGGTGACGGTGATGCTCTCGGCCGAGGCAATCGAGTTGGAGGAAGCGCCCCACGCGCTAATTGTGGCCACTGACATTACCGAGCGCAAGCGCGCCGAGGCCCAGCGGCAGTTAGTCGCCGAGCGCGATCGCCTGCTGCACGATATTGCCCAGCGCATCCGGCGCTCGCTGGATCTCGAC
Proteins encoded in this region:
- a CDS encoding Txe/YoeB family addiction module toxin → MPKRKRKQNQRKTPKAAQPEASPRSFAPVFEPEFKQDLRWWGERNRATFDKVLALVEAVLDGDPFTGKGKPEPLKFLGAGIWSRRITLEHRLVYRIEGNTVYFLQARYHYA
- a CDS encoding type II toxin-antitoxin system Phd/YefM family antitoxin, yielding MADTISYTHARNHLAAILDRVAESESAYVIKRQNKPGAVLLSEENFSSLLETLHLLRSRPNAQRLFDALERSYNAETPSQTLAALYEELGLAQAETEAEPAQDAQGGSA